Proteins from a genomic interval of Pristis pectinata isolate sPriPec2 chromosome 9, sPriPec2.1.pri, whole genome shotgun sequence:
- the cebpd gene encoding CCAAT/enhancer-binding protein delta, protein MSNLYNLDSRCVSPCFPMFSLEPANFYEGVSGGVTLTKPDRGMCEERASLIDLNPAGAIYDDETAIDFSPYVVEPVSGSQLELYNDDLLADLLASTNKGDKSQPEYGYLSHTAASPMMNSVTGISASTGTHSERDPFAAQLRNSYDQRLDLSKVVVKEERDENMETPLHSQIAACAQTTVHLPTGQPTPPTSPEPSSSNSHGRSVSAKERSKKSVDRQSSEYRQRRERNNIAVRKSRDKAKRRNAEMQQKLMELNAENDRLHKRIEQLSRELAIMRNFFEQQPNAASFLNASSDC, encoded by the coding sequence ATGAGTAACCTATATAACCTGGATTCACGCTGCGTCTCGCCATGCTTCCCCATGTTTTCCCTCGAGCCGGCTAACTTCTACGAGGGTGTCAGCGGTGGGGTGACTTTGACCAAGCCGGACCGGGGAATGTGCGAGGAAAGAGCAAGCCTGATTGACTTGAACCCGGCAGGTGCCATCTACGACGACGAGACTGCGATTGACTTCAGCCCTTACGTAGTGGAGCCGGTGTCAGGCTCCCAGCTGGAGCTCTACAACGACGACCTGCTGGCGGATCTGCTCGCCAGTACCAACAAAGGGGACAAGTCTCAGCCCGAGTATGGGTACCTGTCCCACACAGCAGCCAGTCCAATGATGAACTCTGTCACTGGGATATCTGCCTCGACAGGTACCCACTCGGAGAGGGATCCGTTCGCTGCTCAGCTGCGGAACAGCTACGATCAAAGGCTGGACTTATCGAAAGTGGTGGTTAAGGAGGAACGGGACGAGAACATGGAAACGCCGTTGCACTCTCAGATTGCAGCCTGCGCGCAGACCACCGTGCACTTGCCCACGGGGCAGCCGACCCCGCCCACCAGCCCAGAGCCCAGCTCGTCCAACTCCCACGGCAGATCGGTCTCTGCAAAGGAAAGATCCAAGAAGTCTGTAGACCGACAAAGCTCCGAGTACCgacagaggagagaaaggaataataTCGCCGTGAGAAAGAGCAGAGATAAAGCGAAACGGCGCAACGCAGAAATGCAGCAGAAACTGATGGAACTCAATGCAGAGAACGATCGCTTGCATAAAAGGATCGAGCAATTGTCCAGGGAACTTGCGATTATGAGGAACTTTTTTGAGCAACAACCTAATGCAGCATCTTTCCTCAATGCAAGTTCAGACTGTTGA